TCAGTTTCATCTTTCCTTCTTCCTGGCTGTCAATCAGCAGCGGATGGGTATTTTCACTCAGCATTTCGCCGGCGGCATTCATCAGCGCTACATTTACGTTGAAGAACTCAAAGCGCTCTCCTTCAACCGTCCAGCGGATCGGAGCAATGGCTGCTGCACTGTTCGATTCAATATCCGCATCCACGGCACCCTCGGCAACCGTTTTACCGCCGGCAACAATTTCCCAGTTCAGCTTCGCACCGGAAAGTTCTTCGTGCAGATCATTGACCACCCAAAGCTCGGCCTCAAAGGTTTCCCCCGCATCCCAGCGCTTCTTTTCATAGTGCACACTGGCCAGCACCGGCTGATACGCCCGTTTTACATAATCGAACGACAGCTTCTTGTCGCCGTAGTAATCGATGATGCCCCATTTGATGTCCGGCATATGCGTCATAAAATGACAGAGGGCCACACAGCTCAACCGCGGTTTCTGACGGCGGTAATATTCCAGTGCATACTGGAAAATGATTCCCTGAGCCAGCTGGGTCGCTTCAACAAACTCCTCCAGTGATCCCGTCTTTTCATCGCCGAACACTTCAACATTCAGCGTTTTCAGAATATCAATATCCGCCCAGTGATAACCCCAGCTCAAACCCATCGGCCAGAGTTCATCTTCCGGAATAAACTTTTTCAGCGCGTCAACACTCGGAGCCGACGCCGCCGTCAGTTCGGGAATCACGCAATAATCCTGCGCCGGATAATACTCCTCCATCGGCTTCGCACCCGCACCGTAATAATGCTCGTTTGCATGCGCCGACTCGTTCGGTTTGTAGCCCAGCAACTGACCGTTCTCCGCACTCAGCGGCGAGGCCGGGGCATACGGAACATGAGTATGCTGATTCACGACTTTGCCGATTTCATCCATAAACAGCTTGTTGTCGCTCTCCAGATGCGCACCTGAAAAATAGACTTCCTCGCCCCCCATCCACATAATCGTTGAAGGATGGTTCCGGCGCTGCTTCACAATTTCCGCCGCTTCGCTCAGCGCCCCGCCCAGCACCTCTTCCGTGGCAATATAGCCCTGCGTCGCGAAGCTGAAGTTGGTCCACACCGTAATGCCGAGGCGATCGCACAGCTCGTAGAAATACGGTACTTCCGGCGGATGCCATCCGAAAATGCGCAGGTTGTTGATATTCGCTTCCTTCACCTGATTCAGACGCGATTCATATTTGGCATTCGTGTTCCGACCGTAAAGCATCGACGGCGGGCCGCCCCAGCAGGCCGACCGCAGAAACGTCGGTTTACCATTAATCACAAAGGTCCACGGATACTCCACCTGATCTTCTGAAAAGCCCGGATTCATTTCCATCGTGATTTCGCGAATCCCGAAAACCTCTTTCGACACATCGCTGACATTCCCATCTCTGGAAACTTTAATCTCCGCTTCATAGAGATGCTGATCGCCCATATCCCACGGCCACCACAGCTTCGCGTCCGCCACAGGCACTTTGACGGACGCCGTCTGTTTACCCGGCTCAACCGAGACAGAAACCGTTTCAGAAGCCGTCAGCGGACTCTCAAAATTTTCGCCCTTAACCGTAATTTCCAGATCCGCAGTAACGGCCGCATCGGAGAGATTCTC
This sequence is a window from Pontiella agarivorans. Protein-coding genes within it:
- a CDS encoding glycoside hydrolase family 2 protein; its protein translation is MSEKRMEIDLSGIHWKMQKIRPGQGVKEGFHTMPSEYQGTFFNWNAAVVPGDIYSDLQRAGELDDPYFGRNFARAKWVQELEYWYFTKFDAPKEWAGKKVTVRFEGVDYSCEAWLNNQYLGSHEGMFSAFEFDVTDSVRFDEWREGCNILMIRLDPPPRNHGRVAGRKFCFGGDYMPDVIPFGIHRPVKVVATDMIKVGYTRIESSIDGRRADVSFEVELENLSDAAVTADLEITVKGENFESPLTASETVSVSVEPGKQTASVKVPVADAKLWWPWDMGDQHLYEAEIKVSRDGNVSDVSKEVFGIREITMEMNPGFSEDQVEYPWTFVINGKPTFLRSACWGGPPSMLYGRNTNAKYESRLNQVKEANINNLRIFGWHPPEVPYFYELCDRLGITVWTNFSFATQGYIATEEVLGGALSEAAEIVKQRRNHPSTIMWMGGEEVYFSGAHLESDNKLFMDEIGKVVNQHTHVPYAPASPLSAENGQLLGYKPNESAHANEHYYGAGAKPMEEYYPAQDYCVIPELTAASAPSVDALKKFIPEDELWPMGLSWGYHWADIDILKTLNVEVFGDEKTGSLEEFVEATQLAQGIIFQYALEYYRRQKPRLSCVALCHFMTHMPDIKWGIIDYYGDKKLSFDYVKRAYQPVLASVHYEKKRWDAGETFEAELWVVNDLHEELSGAKLNWEIVAGGKTVAEGAVDADIESNSAAAIAPIRWTVEGERFEFFNVNVALMNAAGEMLSENTHPLLIDSQEEGKMKLKAMHQANGKRIEEYGPTYYRYFPEALELD